A single window of Acidobacteriota bacterium DNA harbors:
- a CDS encoding UbiD family decarboxylase, with protein MFPDLRAFLDHLRRDRDLVEITAPVDPNQEAAEIHRRVIAAGGPALLFTNIKGAAFPLATNLFGTPRRAELAFGKRPLDLIKRIVHLAETMLPPTPAKLWGARDVGLELLKVGTKRLATGPVREVVTSDVRLDQLPAMTCWPDDGGPFVTFPLVYTHHPEKPGHNLGMYRMQVYDRTSTGMHWQIGKGGGFHYARAEARNEALPVTVFLGGPPALILSAIAPLPENLPELMLASLIAGERLPQVAGPNGHPHPLIASAEFALMGQVAPRVRRPEGPFGDHYGYYSLQHDYPVFDVSQIAHRKDAIYPATVVGKPRQEDFFIGDLLQDLLSPLFPLVMPAVEQLWSYGETGYHSLAGAVVKQRYKREAMASAFRILGEGQLSLTKFILLTDQHVDLRDFRATLEHVLARTDPRTDLYVFSNLSMDTLDYTGPVVNEGSKGVWLGLGDPVRDLPRTFAPPVPPPSDVTDVRVFCGGCLVVGTRSFADDPQAPGRVAAHPAFAGWPLVIVSDEPERATRSDMNFLWTTFTRFEPAADIHSAAQQVVRNHIAYEPPVVIDARMKPWYPREVTCRPDVASQVSTRWNEYFPGGKVEMGDAERGHLD; from the coding sequence ATGTTCCCAGACCTTAGAGCGTTTCTCGATCACCTGCGCCGCGATCGCGACCTGGTCGAGATCACCGCGCCGGTTGATCCCAACCAGGAAGCTGCCGAGATCCACCGGCGCGTGATCGCCGCCGGCGGCCCGGCGCTGCTGTTCACCAACATCAAGGGCGCGGCATTCCCCCTCGCCACCAACTTGTTCGGCACACCGCGGCGGGCCGAACTGGCCTTTGGCAAGAGGCCGCTCGACCTCATCAAGCGCATCGTGCACCTGGCCGAGACGATGCTGCCGCCGACCCCTGCGAAGTTATGGGGCGCTCGCGACGTGGGCCTCGAACTGTTGAAGGTCGGGACGAAGCGCCTGGCCACCGGTCCCGTGCGCGAGGTGGTGACGAGCGATGTGCGGCTCGATCAGCTCCCGGCCATGACCTGCTGGCCCGATGACGGGGGACCGTTCGTCACCTTTCCGCTGGTCTACACGCACCATCCCGAGAAGCCGGGACATAACCTCGGCATGTATCGCATGCAGGTCTACGACCGCACCTCGACCGGCATGCACTGGCAGATTGGCAAGGGCGGCGGGTTTCACTATGCCCGCGCCGAAGCGCGGAACGAAGCGCTGCCGGTCACGGTGTTCCTGGGGGGGCCGCCAGCGCTGATACTGTCGGCGATCGCGCCCCTGCCCGAGAACCTGCCGGAGCTGATGCTGGCCTCGTTGATTGCGGGCGAGCGCCTGCCCCAGGTCGCGGGTCCCAACGGTCATCCCCATCCCCTGATCGCGAGCGCCGAGTTCGCCTTGATGGGGCAGGTCGCGCCGCGCGTGCGCCGGCCCGAAGGCCCGTTCGGCGATCACTACGGCTACTACTCCCTGCAGCACGATTACCCGGTGTTCGACGTCTCGCAGATCGCGCACCGCAAGGACGCCATCTACCCAGCCACCGTCGTCGGCAAGCCGCGGCAGGAAGATTTCTTTATCGGCGACCTGTTGCAGGACCTGCTGTCGCCGCTGTTCCCGCTGGTCATGCCGGCGGTGGAGCAGTTGTGGTCGTACGGCGAGACCGGCTATCACTCGCTGGCCGGTGCCGTGGTCAAGCAGCGCTACAAGCGCGAAGCCATGGCCAGCGCCTTCCGCATTCTCGGCGAGGGCCAGCTGTCGCTGACCAAGTTCATCCTGCTGACCGATCAGCATGTGGACCTTCGGGACTTCCGCGCCACGCTGGAGCACGTGTTGGCGCGCACCGACCCGCGCACCGACCTGTACGTGTTCTCGAACCTGTCGATGGACACGCTCGACTACACCGGTCCTGTGGTCAATGAGGGTTCGAAGGGCGTGTGGCTCGGCCTGGGCGATCCCGTCCGCGACCTGCCGCGGACGTTTGCGCCCCCGGTGCCGCCGCCGTCCGACGTTACCGACGTGCGCGTGTTCTGCGGCGGGTGCCTGGTGGTGGGGACGCGGAGCTTTGCGGACGACCCGCAGGCGCCCGGCCGCGTGGCCGCGCACCCGGCCTTTGCCGGGTGGCCGCTGGTGATTGTCAGCGACGAGCCCGAGCGCGCCACGCGCAGCGACATGAACTTCCTGTGGACGACGTTCACGCGCTTCGAGCCGGCGGCCGACATCCATTCGGCCGCCCAGCAGGTGGTGCGGAACCACATTGCGTACGAGCCGCCGGTGGTGATCGACGCGCGCATGAAGCCCTGGTATCCCCGCGAAGTAACCTGCCGCCCGGACGTGGCATCACAGGTTAGTACCAGGTGGAACGAGTACTTCCCGGGCGGCAAGGTCGAGATGGGCGACGCCGAGCGCGGGCACCTCGATTAG
- a CDS encoding insulinase family protein, with amino-acid sequence MPPAGTVASRREVGEIGATVLTLSNGVEVWLKPTDFKNDQVLFTAYAPGGVSLASEADFKSASLATAMVGIGGMGGLSPVDLSKMLAGKIAQASPNVGEYTQGISGSSTPRDLDTALQLNYLAHTAPNMTPEVLDLIKRRLAASLQNRDQNPRAVFGEKVGQVNSSNHYSAVAMTPADVPLLNLDTMKSFYQARFANAADFTYFFVGAFTVNEITPLLEKWVATLPSQGKKSSAHRDMGVKFPVGVVKEEVNKGKEPASQTVLSFFADPGFDEYEMHRARAASQVLSTRLREILREELGGTYGVSVGFNNSPPFKGYGAMVIQFGSSPENADKLVAASLKEIERLKVEGPTEDDVNKVKEAERRDLETNARQNAYWMGSMQTVHMFGWDPSRINKRLERTDSLTPEIVKSMFQKYFPMDRYTLVTLKPEA; translated from the coding sequence GTGCCGCCGGCCGGCACGGTGGCCTCACGTCGCGAGGTGGGGGAGATTGGGGCCACGGTACTGACGCTGTCGAACGGGGTCGAGGTGTGGCTCAAGCCCACCGACTTCAAGAACGATCAGGTCCTGTTCACCGCCTACGCGCCCGGGGGCGTGTCGCTGGCCAGCGAAGCCGACTTCAAGAGCGCGAGCCTGGCCACGGCCATGGTCGGCATTGGCGGCATGGGCGGGCTGAGCCCGGTGGACCTCAGCAAGATGCTGGCCGGCAAGATTGCCCAGGCTTCGCCCAACGTCGGCGAGTACACGCAAGGGATCAGCGGATCCAGCACGCCGCGCGACCTCGACACGGCGCTGCAGCTCAACTACCTCGCGCACACCGCGCCCAACATGACCCCCGAGGTGCTTGACCTGATCAAGCGCCGTCTGGCCGCCTCGCTCCAGAACCGCGATCAGAATCCCCGCGCGGTCTTCGGCGAGAAGGTCGGACAAGTCAACTCGTCGAATCATTACAGCGCAGTCGCCATGACGCCGGCCGATGTGCCGCTGCTGAACCTCGACACCATGAAGTCGTTCTACCAGGCGCGGTTCGCCAACGCCGCCGACTTCACCTATTTCTTCGTCGGTGCCTTCACCGTCAACGAAATCACCCCGCTGCTCGAGAAGTGGGTCGCGACCCTGCCGTCGCAGGGCAAGAAGTCGTCCGCGCATCGCGACATGGGGGTCAAGTTCCCGGTGGGCGTGGTCAAAGAGGAAGTGAACAAGGGCAAGGAGCCGGCCAGCCAGACGGTGTTGTCGTTCTTCGCCGATCCGGGCTTTGACGAATACGAAATGCACCGCGCTCGCGCCGCCTCGCAGGTGCTCAGCACCCGCCTGCGCGAGATCCTGCGCGAGGAACTGGGCGGTACCTACGGCGTCTCGGTTGGGTTCAACAACTCCCCCCCGTTCAAGGGCTACGGGGCCATGGTCATCCAGTTTGGCAGCTCGCCCGAGAATGCCGACAAGCTCGTGGCCGCCTCGCTCAAGGAGATCGAGCGTCTCAAGGTCGAGGGGCCGACCGAAGACGATGTGAACAAGGTGAAGGAAGCGGAGAGGCGCGATCTCGAGACCAATGCCCGTCAGAACGCGTACTGGATGGGCTCCATGCAAACGGTCCACATGTTCGGCTGGGACCCAAGCCGCATCAACAAGCGTCTCGAGCGCACCGACTCACTGACGCCCGAGATCGTGAAGTCGATGTTCCAGAAGTACTTCCCGATGGACCGCTACACGCTGGTCACGCTGAAGCCCGAAGCATGA
- the dut gene encoding dUTP diphosphatase encodes MRLKIKRLDSSIGLPEPATAGAAGFDLAAAADMEIPARSIRLVGTGLVIAVPDGHFLGIFARSSTPLKRGLMVANGVGIVDADYCGPADEIKIQLLNVTDQPVQVKRGDRLAQGVVLPCPQVTWDEVPEMAAPTRGGFGSTGS; translated from the coding sequence ATGCGCCTGAAGATCAAACGTCTGGATTCATCCATCGGCCTGCCCGAACCCGCCACCGCCGGCGCCGCCGGCTTTGACCTCGCCGCCGCGGCTGACATGGAGATTCCGGCCCGAAGCATTCGATTGGTAGGCACTGGCCTGGTGATCGCCGTGCCCGACGGCCACTTCCTGGGGATATTTGCGCGCAGCAGCACGCCGCTCAAGCGCGGACTGATGGTCGCCAACGGGGTAGGCATCGTCGACGCCGACTACTGCGGGCCCGCCGACGAGATCAAAATCCAGTTGTTGAACGTCACCGATCAGCCCGTGCAGGTGAAACGCGGCGACCGCCTGGCACAGGGTGTGGTACTGCCCTGCCCCCAGGTGACGTGGGACGAAGTGCCGGAAATGGCCGCCCCCACCCGCGGCGGGTTCGGCAGCACGGGATCTTAA
- a CDS encoding VOC family protein — MIRWIVALVAVAGLVQPAQLPPPGFHHLHLNSINPGAAIEFYTKLFPSTSKTTFAGQPALHSPNNVLLLFNKVTTPPPTQPQTAFWHFGWHVTNVHKSIQSFVERGATLLPLYTGDGSGTVSTSADTWPGAGGALGLTQAGIADAKARGVKPTLGAGFAYLRGPDDAMVEYQGNMPMERFNHVHFFHDQPFCAQIWYRSHLNVPVRQAANQPVRTADNCRVERGPDKTWPALEHGGMYRTPSVTNTVFGDVSLFWYMNQGDTPAAPSRGHLMDHIALSVTDLDAWVAKLRAGGVTFLQQPYKVGPYRAVMIEGPSREAIELIEITSA; from the coding sequence ATGATTCGCTGGATTGTGGCGTTGGTGGCCGTGGCCGGTCTGGTTCAGCCGGCCCAGCTCCCACCGCCGGGTTTTCATCACCTTCACCTGAACTCGATCAACCCCGGCGCGGCGATCGAGTTCTACACGAAGCTGTTCCCGAGCACGTCGAAGACGACCTTTGCCGGACAGCCGGCGCTGCACTCGCCGAACAACGTGCTCCTGCTGTTCAACAAGGTGACGACGCCGCCTCCGACCCAGCCGCAAACCGCGTTCTGGCACTTCGGCTGGCACGTCACCAACGTGCACAAGAGCATCCAGTCATTTGTCGAGCGGGGCGCGACCCTGCTCCCGCTTTACACGGGTGACGGCAGCGGCACCGTGTCCACGAGTGCCGATACCTGGCCCGGCGCCGGCGGTGCCTTGGGGCTGACGCAAGCGGGCATTGCCGACGCCAAGGCCAGGGGCGTGAAGCCCACATTGGGCGCCGGGTTCGCCTATTTGCGCGGTCCGGATGACGCGATGGTGGAGTACCAGGGGAACATGCCCATGGAGCGCTTCAATCACGTCCACTTCTTCCACGACCAGCCGTTCTGTGCGCAGATTTGGTATCGCAGCCACTTGAACGTGCCGGTCCGCCAGGCAGCGAACCAGCCGGTGCGGACCGCGGACAACTGCCGGGTTGAGCGCGGTCCCGACAAGACGTGGCCGGCCCTCGAACATGGCGGGATGTATCGCACGCCGTCGGTCACGAACACCGTGTTCGGTGATGTCTCGCTGTTCTGGTACATGAACCAGGGCGACACGCCGGCGGCGCCCAGCCGGGGCCACCTGATGGACCACATCGCGCTAAGCGTCACGGATCTCGACGCGTGGGTCGCCAAGCTGCGCGCCGGTGGCGTGACGTTCCTGCAACAGCCCTACAAGGTGGGGCCGTATCGCGCAGTCATGATCGAAGGCCCCAGCCGCGAGGCGATCGAGCTCATCGAAATCACGTCCGCCTAA
- a CDS encoding amidohydrolase family protein, translating into MSYGGPLLRVAILAWALCLGACAAPAPDTVLVNGKVFTSNPSQPWAEALAISSERVIAVGESADISRAAGSATRRIDLAGRVVIPGLNDAHLTLAGATPASVRVLGADAVAQGVTSLQVFSLGPVAETVAAFREAQLPMRVRVLRMPMPDGTGANRDSRPFFPPQPTSRLDVRGMGFALAGSEGERMRQAVGWAYGSEDPLAVAGLDAQAAEDYVTALERHGVAEVWKAKRPRVEQAVAMPAAWFARLPRLGAVAVQVPRPGAPLRSFLEAGVALGLGSGDAFLGFAMISLATAPALGGEALTVEQALVAATYGSAVSQFQETNKGRLIVGAVADLAVLDRDPFTAGEEELGRIRSVLTMIGGRSVYDVPRP; encoded by the coding sequence GTGTCGTACGGTGGTCCGTTGCTGCGCGTCGCGATCCTGGCATGGGCGCTCTGCCTGGGCGCCTGCGCGGCGCCCGCGCCCGACACCGTTCTCGTCAACGGCAAGGTCTTCACGTCCAATCCGTCGCAACCCTGGGCCGAGGCGCTCGCCATCAGCAGTGAACGGGTCATCGCGGTCGGCGAGTCCGCAGACATTAGCCGCGCAGCGGGAAGCGCGACCCGCCGCATCGACCTTGCCGGCCGCGTGGTCATCCCCGGTCTCAACGATGCGCACCTGACGCTGGCGGGCGCGACCCCGGCCAGCGTGCGCGTGCTCGGCGCCGATGCCGTGGCGCAGGGCGTGACGTCACTCCAGGTGTTCTCGCTCGGTCCCGTGGCCGAGACCGTGGCAGCGTTCCGCGAAGCGCAGCTGCCCATGCGGGTGCGCGTCCTGCGGATGCCGATGCCCGATGGGACCGGCGCCAATCGAGACAGCCGCCCCTTCTTCCCACCGCAACCGACGTCGCGACTCGACGTTCGCGGCATGGGATTCGCGCTGGCCGGGTCCGAGGGGGAGCGCATGCGCCAGGCCGTCGGCTGGGCGTACGGCAGCGAGGATCCACTGGCCGTGGCCGGTCTCGACGCGCAGGCGGCAGAGGACTACGTCACCGCGCTCGAGCGCCACGGCGTGGCCGAGGTATGGAAGGCGAAGCGGCCTCGTGTCGAGCAGGCGGTGGCCATGCCGGCGGCGTGGTTCGCGCGGCTGCCCAGGCTTGGAGCGGTGGCGGTGCAGGTGCCGCGGCCGGGCGCGCCGCTGCGCTCGTTTCTCGAGGCCGGCGTGGCGCTCGGACTCGGGTCGGGCGACGCGTTCCTGGGTTTCGCCATGATCAGCCTTGCCACTGCGCCGGCTCTCGGTGGGGAAGCGCTCACGGTGGAGCAGGCGCTCGTCGCCGCGACCTACGGATCGGCGGTCAGCCAGTTCCAGGAGACCAACAAGGGCCGGCTGATCGTCGGCGCCGTCGCCGACCTCGCGGTGCTCGACCGCGACCCGTTCACGGCTGGCGAAGAAGAACTCGGCCGAATCCGGTCGGTGTTGACTATGATCGGTGGACGGTCCGTTTACGATGTTCCCAGACCTTAG
- the ettA gene encoding energy-dependent translational throttle protein EttA: MAPQFVYTMKGLGKVYPPDAQVLKDIWLSFLPGAKIGVLGLNGAGKSTLLKIMAGVETSFVGEAFPGQGVSIGYLPQEPVLNPDKDVRGNVEEGVAEIKALLDRYDAVNAKLGEDLSPEEMDKVMDEQSRLQDRIDATNAWDLDSRLDLAMEALRCPPPDASVSTLSGGERRRVALCRLLLLSPDLLLLDEPTNHLDAESVAWLERFLKDYPGTVVAITHDRYFLDNVAGWILELDRGSGIPYEGNYTGWLEQKSNRLQVEEKTESKRQRSLQRELDWIRMSPRARQAKGKARLNAYEELLAEDTAKKVDTVEIYIPPGPRLGDVVVEARGLKKAFGDTVLFDDLNFTLPPAGIVGVIGPNGAGKTTTFRLITGQEQPDGGTLKLGQTVQVGYVDQSRDALDPNKSVYDEITDGLDELEMGKKTVASRAYVSWFNFKGGQQQRKVGTLSGGERNRVHLAKLLRKGSNLLLLDEPTNDLDVDTLRALEEALLNYAGCAVVISHDRWFLDRIATHILAFEGDSQVVWYEGNYQDYEADRKRRLGAQADQPHRIKYRKLTRG, encoded by the coding sequence ATGGCACCTCAATTCGTCTACACAATGAAGGGGCTCGGGAAGGTTTATCCTCCCGACGCTCAAGTCCTCAAAGACATCTGGCTGTCGTTCCTGCCCGGCGCCAAGATCGGCGTGCTCGGCCTGAACGGTGCCGGCAAGTCGACGCTGCTCAAGATCATGGCCGGCGTGGAGACCAGCTTCGTCGGCGAAGCGTTCCCCGGCCAGGGCGTGAGCATCGGCTACCTGCCGCAGGAACCCGTGCTCAATCCCGACAAGGACGTGCGCGGCAACGTGGAGGAGGGTGTCGCCGAGATCAAGGCGCTGCTCGACCGCTACGACGCGGTCAACGCCAAGCTTGGCGAAGACCTGTCGCCCGAAGAGATGGACAAGGTCATGGACGAGCAGTCGCGGCTGCAGGATCGCATTGATGCGACCAACGCCTGGGACCTCGATTCGCGGCTCGACCTGGCGATGGAAGCGTTGCGCTGCCCCCCGCCGGATGCCAGCGTCAGCACGCTGTCGGGCGGCGAACGCCGCCGCGTCGCGCTGTGCCGCCTGCTGCTGCTGTCGCCCGACTTGCTGCTGCTCGACGAACCGACCAACCACCTCGACGCCGAATCGGTCGCGTGGCTCGAGCGGTTCCTCAAGGATTACCCGGGCACCGTGGTCGCGATTACCCACGATCGCTATTTCCTCGACAACGTCGCCGGCTGGATTCTCGAGCTCGATCGCGGCAGCGGCATTCCCTACGAAGGCAACTACACCGGCTGGCTCGAACAGAAGTCGAACCGGCTGCAGGTCGAAGAGAAGACCGAGAGCAAGCGTCAGCGGTCGCTGCAGCGCGAGCTGGACTGGATCCGCATGTCGCCGCGCGCGCGCCAGGCCAAGGGCAAGGCGCGCCTCAATGCCTACGAGGAGCTGCTCGCCGAAGACACCGCCAAGAAGGTCGACACGGTCGAGATCTACATTCCGCCCGGGCCACGCCTTGGCGACGTCGTGGTCGAAGCGCGCGGCCTCAAGAAGGCGTTCGGCGACACCGTGTTGTTTGACGACCTGAACTTCACCCTGCCGCCGGCCGGCATCGTCGGCGTGATCGGCCCCAACGGCGCCGGCAAGACCACCACCTTCCGCCTGATCACCGGACAGGAACAGCCCGACGGCGGCACGCTGAAGCTCGGCCAGACGGTGCAGGTCGGCTATGTCGATCAGTCACGCGACGCGCTCGATCCGAACAAGTCGGTCTACGACGAGATCACCGACGGCCTCGACGAGCTCGAGATGGGCAAGAAGACGGTCGCCTCGCGCGCCTACGTGTCGTGGTTCAACTTCAAGGGCGGGCAGCAGCAGCGCAAGGTGGGCACGCTGTCTGGTGGTGAACGCAACCGCGTCCACCTGGCCAAGCTGTTGCGCAAGGGCAGCAACCTGCTGCTGCTGGACGAACCGACCAACGACCTCGACGTCGACACGTTGCGCGCGCTCGAAGAGGCGCTGCTCAACTACGCCGGCTGCGCCGTCGTCATCAGCCACGACCGCTGGTTCCTCGATCGCATCGCGACTCACATTCTGGCCTTTGAAGGCGACAGCCAGGTGGTGTGGTACGAGGGCAACTACCAGGACTACGAGGCCGACCGCAAGCGCCGCCTCGGCGCCCAGGCCGACCAGCCGCACCGCATCAAGTACCGGAAGCTGACGCGCGGTTGA